The following coding sequences are from one Heptranchias perlo isolate sHepPer1 chromosome 13, sHepPer1.hap1, whole genome shotgun sequence window:
- the LOC137331751 gene encoding LOW QUALITY PROTEIN: monocarboxylate transporter 14-like (The sequence of the model RefSeq protein was modified relative to this genomic sequence to represent the inferred CDS: inserted 2 bases in 1 codon; substituted 1 base at 1 genomic stop codon), whose amino-acid sequence MATNGENIEYHSEDCTKPRTNMQRTNPNIDKSWAWMVVLASFIMHVLVMGSQMALGILYVEWIEEFNQSRGLTAWIGSLAMGISLIVGPFVSFFVDTWRCRTTAVIGGIITXLGWVLSAYATSVYYLFISFGVVAEIGNGLAYLPNIVMVGQYFQKRRALAQGISTTGTGFGAFLVTILLKTLSAKFGWRGTMMIHGAVNLNLCVCGALLRPPSSNKGNVVAAALIXASGEYSITLPMSLVDGGEGIFDLTNKYDFPFYVCGLLYMVGIACLLVKHCIQLKGNTEKKNDGISET is encoded by the exons ATGGCAACCAATGGTGAAAACATTGAATACCACTCAGAAGACTGTACTAAACCCAGAACTAACATGCAAAGAACAAATCCAAACATTGACAAGAGTTGGGCTTGGATGGTGGTTCTGGCATCTTTCATCATGCATGTGCTTGTTATGGGATCACAGATGGCCCTGGGGATACTTTATGTTGAATGGATCGAGGAGTTCAATCAAAGTCGTGGATTAACAGCATGGATTGGATCATTGGCAATGGGTATATCACTGATTGTTG GCCCATTTGTGAGTTTTTTTGTGGACACATGGAGATGtcgtacaactgcagtaattgGAGGGATAATCAC ACTGGGCTGGGTGCTGAGTGCTTATGCAACAAGTGTTTACTATCTCTTTATTTCATTTGGGGTAGTAGCTG AGATTGGCAATGGTTTGGCTTACCTGCCTAACATAGTCATGGTGGGACAATATTTTCAAAAACGGCGAGCACTGGCACAGGGAATAAGCACAACTGGCACCGGGTTTGGAGCTTTCCTTGTAACAATTTTACTCAAAACCCTTTCTGCTAAGTTTGGATGGAGAGGTACAATGATGATCCATGGAGCAGTAAATTTAAACCTGTGTGTCTGTGGCGCTCTATTAAGACCACCTTCATCCAACAAAGGAAAT gttgttgcagctgcactcatctaggcaagtggagagtattccatcacactcccaatgtcacttgtagatggtggagagg GAATCTTTGATTTGACAAACAAGTACGACTTCCCGTTTTATgtatgtggtctcctctacatggtTGGAATAGCCTGTCTGTTGGTGAAGCACTGTATCCAGTTAAAGGGAAACACTGAAAAGAAAAATGATGGAATTTCTGAAACCTGA